In a genomic window of Streptomyces sp. SJL17-4:
- a CDS encoding histidine kinase has translation MLPSRILPAGPVLGDVTLWCALAAATGYGFRDASAASPALDLLLPLALLAVAVPLSRRRPAVAVFLVNGLCALGLADAATPANAQVLSLAALSCLMGARVATARGPLLVLAGCLLLDIAMCAVLRTQAVWWFYTLTVLPAALLPPWLAGRHWHGRRELVREGWRLARSLEERQHLVAERARLTERADIAADMHDSLGHVLSLVALRAGALELSPDLTDRDRADLAELRGTIADAVEQLRETVAVLRDPPGTGTSASTGLPVGDTVEDLISRAVASGVPVRWERRGPVPALSPLVERGMYRVVQETLTNAVKHARGASIRVGITHEADRTRVSVESAAPPADDPTHQAEGTQAGTGGHGLTGLRERVTVLGGSLRTGAHDGGFRVTAVLPHQAPAVPVTLATGPGMPAGDASERTSEIPSAVHANNLGTGTRTGTGMESAKRLADARRAARGRSVVAFAAPVAAAAFFVPAAVYLAWQLTTSVLPPSRFDELEPGRPRAEFAGVLPARAFPYPPDHARSAPRPPGTHCEFYRSGRDLLDQVDLYRLCWAGDVLVAKDTVPANRP, from the coding sequence ATGCTGCCATCGCGCATACTCCCGGCTGGACCCGTTCTGGGCGACGTGACCCTGTGGTGCGCGCTTGCCGCCGCAACCGGCTACGGGTTCCGGGACGCGAGCGCGGCCTCGCCGGCCCTGGACCTCCTGCTCCCGTTGGCGCTCCTGGCGGTGGCCGTGCCGCTCTCCCGCCGTCGGCCCGCGGTCGCGGTGTTCCTCGTCAACGGGCTGTGCGCGCTGGGACTGGCCGACGCCGCGACCCCCGCCAACGCGCAAGTCCTGTCGCTGGCCGCCCTGAGTTGTCTGATGGGCGCTCGGGTCGCCACGGCACGGGGCCCGCTTCTGGTGCTCGCCGGGTGCCTCCTGCTCGACATCGCGATGTGCGCTGTGTTGCGGACTCAGGCCGTGTGGTGGTTCTACACGCTGACCGTACTGCCCGCCGCCCTCCTGCCGCCGTGGCTGGCCGGACGGCACTGGCACGGCCGACGGGAACTCGTACGGGAAGGATGGCGGTTGGCCCGGAGTCTGGAGGAACGGCAACACCTGGTCGCGGAGCGGGCGCGGCTGACCGAGCGCGCGGACATCGCAGCCGACATGCACGACTCCCTCGGCCACGTCCTGAGCCTGGTCGCCCTGCGGGCCGGGGCCCTGGAGCTCTCGCCCGACCTCACCGACCGCGACCGCGCCGACCTCGCCGAACTGCGCGGGACGATCGCGGACGCCGTCGAGCAGCTGCGGGAGACGGTCGCCGTCCTGCGCGACCCGCCGGGGACGGGAACGAGCGCGAGCACCGGCCTGCCCGTCGGTGACACCGTAGAGGACCTCATCAGCCGCGCGGTCGCCTCAGGGGTGCCGGTGCGGTGGGAACGGCGCGGGCCCGTGCCGGCGCTGTCGCCCCTGGTCGAGCGCGGGATGTACCGGGTGGTGCAGGAAACCCTCACCAACGCCGTGAAGCACGCGCGGGGCGCATCAATACGGGTGGGGATCACGCACGAGGCCGACCGCACCAGGGTCAGCGTCGAGAGCGCCGCCCCGCCGGCCGACGATCCGACGCACCAGGCGGAGGGCACGCAGGCCGGCACAGGAGGGCACGGGCTGACGGGCCTCCGGGAGCGGGTCACGGTCCTGGGCGGTTCGTTGCGGACCGGCGCGCACGACGGCGGGTTCCGCGTGACCGCCGTCCTGCCTCACCAGGCTCCGGCCGTGCCTGTGACCCTGGCTACGGGGCCCGGAATGCCGGCCGGCGACGCTTCGGAGCGGACCAGCGAGATCCCCTCGGCCGTTCACGCCAACAACTTGGGCACAGGAACTCGAACCGGAACCGGCATGGAGTCCGCGAAACGGCTCGCGGATGCCCGGCGCGCAGCTCGGGGACGCTCGGTCGTCGCCTTCGCGGCACCTGTGGCCGCAGCCGCGTTCTTCGTACCCGCCGCCGTCTACCTCGCCTGGCAACTGACGACGAGCGTGTTGCCGCCGTCCCGGTTCGACGAGCTGGAGCCCGGCCGCCCCCGCGCCGAATTCGCGGGTGTGCTGCCGGCCCGCGCCTTCCCCTACCCGCCCGACCACGCCCGCTCCGCGCCCCGGCCACCCGGCACCCACTGCGAGTTCTACCGCTCCGGCCGCGACCTGCTGGACCAGGTCGACCTCTACCGGCTCTGCTGGGCCGGCGATGTACTGGTGGCCAAGGACACCGTGCCGGCCAACCGGCCCTGA
- a CDS encoding GNAT family N-acetyltransferase: MRQTLADIMDAAANGNFPVPDGGTTVVPAPNQRDTGVLAFTAHSVVFTDEDPNWVHETLAAMGCDELAATMNPRFLSALLDRTGRSTDTIDLLTVASSLPGRPALDLREITDPVHPRVVRAHRRRDGVRAWATDGGILVLGRGVAGRWEAAIEVDEDARHRGLGRELATAARHLVPPGESVWSQQAAGNARSVRAFQAAGYRPVGAEALLLPA, encoded by the coding sequence ATACGACAGACCCTGGCGGACATCATGGACGCCGCGGCGAACGGGAACTTCCCGGTACCCGACGGCGGCACCACCGTGGTACCCGCCCCGAACCAACGCGACACCGGAGTGCTCGCCTTCACCGCGCACTCGGTCGTGTTCACCGACGAGGACCCCAACTGGGTCCACGAGACGCTGGCGGCGATGGGCTGCGACGAACTGGCCGCCACCATGAACCCGCGGTTTCTGAGCGCCCTCCTCGACCGGACAGGACGATCCACCGACACGATCGACCTCCTGACCGTCGCGTCCTCCCTCCCCGGCCGCCCCGCCCTGGACCTGCGGGAGATCACCGATCCGGTCCATCCCAGAGTGGTTCGCGCGCACCGGCGACGCGACGGCGTACGTGCGTGGGCCACCGACGGCGGAATCCTTGTCCTCGGCCGTGGTGTCGCCGGCCGCTGGGAGGCCGCGATCGAAGTGGACGAGGACGCGCGACACCGCGGCCTCGGCAGGGAACTGGCCACTGCTGCCCGCCACCTCGTACCCCCGGGCGAGTCGGTCTGGTCGCAGCAGGCGGCCGGCAATGCCCGCAGCGTCCGCGCCTTCCAGGCAGCCGGATATCGCCCCGTGGGCGCGGAGGCACTGCTCCTGCCGGCATAG
- a CDS encoding ATP-binding protein, translated as MNTLFLMVGLPGAGKTTRARQLAAKHGALRLTPDDWMIPLFGEAEADGKRDVLEGRMLWLALEAVRLGTNVVVDYGCWSRDERSAIRWLVEAEGACFHMVYLPVDEETQRARIAHRWATNPEETLPMSETDIMHGRAHFEEPDAAEFEGHRAAGPPPGWVDWREWAADRWPSFA; from the coding sequence GTGAATACGTTGTTCCTGATGGTCGGCCTGCCAGGGGCCGGGAAGACCACTCGGGCTCGGCAGCTCGCCGCGAAGCACGGCGCGCTGCGTCTGACACCCGACGACTGGATGATTCCCCTGTTCGGTGAGGCGGAGGCCGACGGGAAGCGCGACGTGCTGGAGGGGCGCATGCTCTGGCTCGCCCTTGAGGCGGTCAGACTCGGCACCAACGTCGTCGTGGACTACGGCTGCTGGTCACGGGACGAACGGTCCGCGATCCGCTGGCTCGTGGAGGCCGAGGGAGCGTGCTTCCACATGGTCTACCTGCCGGTGGACGAGGAGACCCAACGCGCCCGTATCGCCCACCGCTGGGCGACCAACCCCGAAGAGACACTGCCGATGTCCGAGACAGACATCATGCACGGGCGCGCGCATTTCGAGGAGCCCGACGCGGCAGAGTTCGAGGGCCACAGGGCCGCCGGCCCGCCGCCCGGGTGGGTCGACTGGCGGGAGTGGGCCGCCGACCGGTGGCCCTCGTTCGCGTGA
- a CDS encoding DoxX family protein, translated as MNLALWIVTGLLAAAYLLGGAFKVITPKEKIAASGPSARWAEDFSAGGIKTIGALEVLAAVGLVLPAVLGNAPVLVPLAALGLVLMMTGAAITRIRRHETTFMVVDLVYLALAAFVMWGRFGPESFTA; from the coding sequence ATGAACCTCGCCCTGTGGATCGTCACCGGACTGCTCGCCGCCGCCTACCTGCTCGGCGGCGCCTTCAAGGTGATCACGCCGAAGGAGAAGATCGCCGCCAGCGGCCCCAGCGCCCGCTGGGCCGAGGACTTCAGCGCCGGCGGCATCAAAACCATCGGAGCCCTCGAAGTGCTGGCCGCGGTGGGCCTGGTCCTGCCCGCAGTGCTCGGCAACGCACCGGTTCTGGTCCCGCTGGCAGCCCTCGGCCTGGTGCTGATGATGACCGGCGCGGCGATCACCCGCATACGGCGTCACGAGACCACGTTCATGGTGGTGGACCTGGTCTACCTCGCCCTGGCCGCCTTCGTGATGTGGGGCCGCTTCGGCCCCGAGTCCTTCACGGCCTGA
- the sigJ gene encoding RNA polymerase sigma factor SigJ, translating to MSGATDGTDEAGYRPLMFSIAYGMTGSVGDAEDLVQDAFLGLTRAHRAGTAISAPKAYLTTAVTRLGINHLSSARVRRETYVGNWLPEPVVVTNDRPGPVEHAELADSLSMAFLVLLEALSPVERAVFMLREVFGYDYTDVARTTGKSETNCRQIFARAKKRITAAGPDADSVPPLAKRAEGEELARTFFEAAEGGDLDALLGMLAPDVVYYGDGGGKARATRNPVAEPQRVGQLLVGGIRRIRSLGAGLRPAWVNSRPGAVTYDPEGRVVNVVELDIVDGVIRAIHSVSNPDKLGHLGPVSDMARLSEE from the coding sequence ATGTCGGGAGCAACGGATGGGACGGACGAGGCCGGCTACCGACCGCTGATGTTCTCCATCGCCTACGGGATGACCGGGTCGGTGGGCGACGCCGAGGACCTCGTCCAGGACGCCTTCCTCGGCCTGACCCGGGCGCACCGGGCGGGTACCGCGATCTCCGCACCAAAGGCGTACCTGACCACAGCCGTGACGCGGTTGGGGATCAACCACCTGAGCTCGGCACGGGTACGGAGGGAGACCTATGTGGGGAACTGGCTGCCCGAACCGGTCGTCGTGACCAATGACCGGCCGGGACCGGTCGAGCACGCCGAGCTGGCCGACTCACTGTCCATGGCCTTCCTCGTGCTGCTGGAGGCCCTCTCCCCGGTGGAGCGGGCAGTGTTCATGCTGCGCGAGGTGTTCGGGTACGACTACACGGACGTGGCGAGGACCACCGGGAAGTCCGAGACGAACTGCCGCCAGATCTTCGCCCGTGCCAAGAAGCGCATCACCGCGGCTGGGCCGGACGCGGACAGCGTGCCGCCCCTCGCCAAGCGGGCCGAGGGCGAGGAACTCGCCCGCACGTTCTTCGAGGCGGCTGAGGGTGGCGACCTGGACGCGCTGCTCGGCATGCTCGCGCCCGATGTCGTGTACTACGGGGACGGCGGTGGCAAGGCGCGTGCGACCAGGAATCCGGTGGCCGAGCCGCAGCGCGTCGGACAGCTGCTCGTCGGGGGGATCCGCCGGATCCGGAGCCTCGGTGCCGGCCTCCGTCCGGCCTGGGTCAACAGTCGCCCCGGCGCCGTCACGTACGACCCTGAGGGCCGGGTGGTCAACGTGGTCGAGCTCGACATCGTCGACGGTGTGATTCGGGCGATCCACTCCGTGTCCAACCCCGACAAGCTTGGCCACCTCGGACCGGTGTCCGACATGGCACGGCTGTCGGAGGAATAG